Proteins encoded in a region of the Flavobacterium sp. PMTSA4 genome:
- a CDS encoding PepSY-associated TM helix domain-containing protein, whose translation MKQATIRNLHRDLGYFYIGLIISFAFSGILMNHREMWHPEKYTIETQSIDVKLPEENQINDEYAENFAKELGIKDKFRRQMVKKGSFKISFEKHDVEIDMKTGKGEIVSFNKTPIISQAMKLHKNTSNWWIYYSDIFGISLIIIAVTGALMIKVGNKTFSKRGWKLAAAGLLVPLLILLFV comes from the coding sequence ATGAAACAAGCAACCATCAGAAACCTACACCGTGATTTGGGGTATTTCTATATTGGATTAATTATTTCTTTCGCTTTTTCTGGAATATTAATGAACCACAGAGAAATGTGGCATCCCGAAAAATATACTATTGAAACGCAGTCAATTGATGTAAAATTGCCTGAAGAAAATCAAATTAATGATGAATATGCCGAAAACTTTGCTAAAGAATTAGGCATCAAAGATAAGTTTCGTCGTCAAATGGTAAAGAAAGGAAGCTTTAAAATTTCTTTCGAAAAACATGATGTAGAAATTGACATGAAAACAGGTAAAGGTGAAATTGTTTCATTCAATAAAACACCTATTATCAGCCAAGCAATGAAGTTACACAAAAACACTTCAAACTGGTGGATATATTATTCGGATATTTTTGGAATTTCGTTAATTATCATTGCCGTCACTGGAGCATTGATGATTAAAGTTGGTAATAAAACTTTTTCTAAAAGAGGTTGGAAACTGGCAGCAGCTGGTTTACTTGTACCGCTTTTAATACTTTTGTTTGTTTAA